CAAGAAAAGTTCCCGCCGTCAGCACCACGGACCGGGCGTCAACAGTCAGTCCACTCTGCGTAACGATACCGGTTACGCAATCGTTCTCGATAACCAGACCGTCCACGGCCTGTTGAAAAAGGCTCAGGTTCGGCTGGTTTTCAACACGCTGACGAATCGCCTGTCTGTACAGCACCCGGTCAGCCTGAGCACGAGTCGCCCGCACCGCCGGACCTTTTCTAGCGTTGAGGATGCGGAACTGTATTCCGGCTCGATCAATTGCCTGTGCCATCGCCCCACCCAAGGCATCGATTTCTTTGACGATATGGCCCTTGCCAATTCCGCCAATGGCCGGGTTACAGGACATCTGTCCGATGGTCTCTATACTGTGGGTGATCAGCAGCGTTCGGGCGCCCGTCCGCGCGGCGGCGAGCGCCGCTTCGGTACCTGCATGCCCACCGCCGATTACGATGACATCAAACTGGTCTGGGTATTTCATTTGCCAGCATGCCTGCCTAGTTCTTGCTCCAATAATAGTCGTAGCGACTGTGAATCTGACTGGTAAACGATACCGCCTCAGCATGGGATAGGCTGGTATCGTCAGGAAACCAGACGGCGGTATAGAGTTTTGTGCCGTGCTGTTCTTTC
The DNA window shown above is from Gammaproteobacteria bacterium and carries:
- a CDS encoding FAD-dependent oxidoreductase; its protein translation is MKYPDQFDVIVIGGGHAGTEAALAAARTGARTLLITHSIETIGQMSCNPAIGGIGKGHIVKEIDALGGAMAQAIDRAGIQFRILNARKGPAVRATRAQADRVLYRQAIRQRVENQPNLSLFQQAVDGLVIENDCVTGIVTQSGLTVDARSVVLTAGTFL